A window from Paucidesulfovibrio gracilis DSM 16080 encodes these proteins:
- a CDS encoding histidine phosphatase family protein, giving the protein MLVLIRHAATIPTAKKTYIGTTDLPLSPKGEAQARELGSVFAAGAVRAIYTSPLQRTLQTASQLAQAQNRPVTILKDLREIHLGQWENRPMAEIREQTPDQYAARGNNLADFRPPEGESFSDLAQRAWPMLEQMAHGPLPCAVVTHAGIIRVLLCRVLGLPLNDIFQFRPGHLCCWGLKPISLEAHSPSNSPDEQGSGSSAPIDFCGGPELRFRVAFQNLPPAQTAAQLCTTA; this is encoded by the coding sequence ATGCTCGTGCTCATTCGCCATGCGGCCACTATTCCCACGGCGAAAAAAACATACATCGGCACCACGGATCTGCCTCTCAGCCCCAAAGGGGAGGCACAAGCCCGAGAACTCGGCAGCGTCTTTGCCGCGGGTGCCGTTCGCGCAATTTACACCTCGCCCCTGCAACGGACTCTTCAAACCGCCTCCCAACTGGCTCAAGCGCAAAACCGGCCGGTCACCATCCTCAAAGATCTTCGGGAAATTCATCTGGGACAATGGGAAAATCGTCCCATGGCCGAAATTCGCGAACAAACACCCGACCAATACGCCGCCCGGGGAAACAATCTTGCGGACTTCCGGCCGCCCGAAGGCGAAAGTTTTTCGGACCTTGCACAACGGGCCTGGCCAATGCTGGAACAAATGGCCCATGGTCCCTTGCCCTGCGCCGTCGTCACCCATGCGGGAATTATTCGCGTCCTGCTCTGCCGCGTGCTCGGCCTTCCGTTGAACGATATTTTTCAATTTCGTCCAGGGCATCTTTGCTGTTGGGGGCTGAAACCAATTTCGTTGGAGGCGCACTCCCCGAGCAATTCGCCCGACGAACAAGGTTCCGGTTCCTCCGCTCCCATTGATTTTTGTGGCGGGCCGGAATTGCGCTTCCGGGTCGCCTTTCAGAACCTGCCTCCTGCCCAAACCGCCGCCCAACTGTGCACCACTGCCTAG